Proteins encoded within one genomic window of Edaphobacter lichenicola:
- a CDS encoding oxidative damage protection protein yields MAHMVFDTRFKTEMEGLDEPPFDSDFGQKIFKNVSKKSWGEWVERQKMLLNEYRLQPWTREAQEFLVEQMNEFFFGEGGSLPKEFVAPTT; encoded by the coding sequence ATGGCACACATGGTGTTCGACACGAGATTCAAGACTGAGATGGAAGGACTGGATGAGCCGCCGTTCGATTCGGACTTTGGCCAGAAGATCTTCAAGAACGTCTCGAAAAAGTCGTGGGGTGAATGGGTAGAGAGACAGAAGATGCTTTTGAACGAGTACCGCCTGCAGCCGTGGACACGCGAGGCGCAGGAATTTCTGGTCGAACAGATGAACGAGTTCTTTTTTGGCGAGGGTGGTTCCTTGCCGAAGGAGTTTGTGGCACCGACGACCTAA
- a CDS encoding DUF1772 domain-containing protein, with translation MTIAYDIVTAAATAMMAGNEFAIAAFVHPQLGRLSSRTHAEAAAPMAAGLGKAMPFWYGIALLLLIGAAFEHRPISHGSGRLIAYAASLWAATIIFTVTLLVPINRRIAKMNAASPYDGWLDDRVRWDLLYSIRLQC, from the coding sequence ATGACTATCGCTTACGACATAGTGACGGCAGCCGCAACAGCAATGATGGCAGGCAATGAGTTCGCGATCGCAGCTTTTGTCCATCCTCAATTGGGAAGACTGAGTAGCAGAACGCACGCTGAAGCTGCAGCTCCGATGGCAGCAGGACTGGGGAAGGCGATGCCATTCTGGTACGGCATCGCACTCCTGCTCCTCATCGGGGCAGCATTCGAGCATCGCCCGATTTCACATGGCTCCGGGAGGCTCATTGCGTATGCCGCATCTCTCTGGGCCGCAACCATCATCTTCACCGTAACACTGCTCGTGCCGATCAATAGACGAATAGCGAAGATGAACGCCGCGAGTCCCTACGACGGTTGGCTCGACGACCGCGTACGTTGGGATCTTCTTTACAGCATAAGGTTGCAGTGCTAG
- a CDS encoding ribonuclease R family protein: MAHTPYPQTDRELMRLIERSPGHRAGYKQLIRELGLGGGRERRLLLEQLARITARGELVKVDSEQWSLPTATPEKTKRGGVEMPVEHRATRDRLLAGRLDLHRDGYGFVRPNGSLDRSDDLFIPPNELNGAMQGDEVLVDEAPPGRDGRRSGRIARVLKRRNPTVVGIFHYAKTHRGGGPWESAPMINGNYVTPLDERMTQAILIPEGAEIASVPKKTPHRVLGEEAEAQQSHWSEELDSHRPLEGLAVDVEITDFPTVGRPARGRIIEVLGPPDAFGVDVEIIIRKHHLPHVFPANVLAEATASAEQTVARLETDEVRRRRDFRGLNIVTIDGETARDFDDAVLVTPLANGNWELQVHIADVSHYVRPGTALDLEARLRGTSVYFPDRAIPMLPSQLSSGMCSLRPDEDRLVLSCVMEIDGRGEVLGYEICEGIIRSVKRMTYTQIQGVIDGNVETRAEFAELVSEFERMYELALKLNEKRHRRGSIDFDLPEPVIQFDPDGNMEAIVRSQRGWSHRLIEEFMLSANECVATWIESQSVASVYRIHEAPDPKRIVDFEETASQFGYSLGFSSLPVKRIQTKGDRRDARGTSRQAKTHEVAESIPVTPQMYQKLTVKIAGKAEERILSYLMLRSLKQARYSEKNVGHFALASPSYTHFTSPIRRYPDLIVHRLLRELIRSGADTEGAAILSDSPQPWGEKRAGKGHAEKSEPLVLVGPIPEAELGAIAAESSQSERRADDAERELIEWKKIKFMQDRVGEDFNAIILSCTKYGFFVELDSLFIEGLVPLTSLQDDRYMFRDTDRQIVGTRNGHVFKMGQRVHVLLDRIDRQQRRLQFALLPAEGEFAPRPPRKSKTTASASAERTHSSPNRSGKKGRTKSKARERNKKSKGKRH; the protein is encoded by the coding sequence ATGGCACATACCCCCTATCCACAAACTGACCGCGAGTTGATGAGGTTGATTGAGCGCTCGCCCGGCCATCGGGCGGGGTACAAGCAGCTGATCCGTGAACTGGGATTGGGTGGTGGGCGTGAGCGCCGGCTATTGTTAGAGCAACTCGCGCGGATCACGGCGCGGGGAGAGTTGGTGAAGGTTGATAGTGAACAGTGGAGTCTGCCAACGGCTACGCCAGAGAAGACGAAGCGTGGCGGTGTTGAGATGCCGGTGGAGCATCGGGCCACGCGGGATAGATTGCTGGCCGGGCGTCTCGATCTGCATCGGGATGGATATGGATTCGTGCGACCCAATGGGAGCTTGGATCGAAGCGACGACCTCTTTATCCCGCCGAATGAGCTGAATGGTGCAATGCAAGGCGACGAAGTTCTGGTGGATGAAGCGCCTCCGGGACGGGATGGCCGCAGGTCCGGTCGAATTGCCCGGGTGCTGAAACGAAGAAATCCCACAGTAGTAGGGATCTTTCATTACGCGAAGACGCATCGCGGGGGAGGCCCTTGGGAGAGTGCTCCCATGATCAATGGAAACTACGTTACCCCTTTGGATGAGCGGATGACGCAGGCGATTTTGATTCCTGAGGGTGCAGAGATTGCCTCGGTGCCGAAGAAGACGCCGCACCGTGTTCTGGGTGAAGAAGCCGAAGCGCAGCAGTCTCATTGGTCGGAAGAGTTGGATTCGCACAGACCACTCGAAGGGCTTGCTGTGGATGTGGAGATCACCGATTTTCCGACTGTCGGAAGGCCCGCGCGCGGACGGATCATTGAGGTTCTAGGGCCACCCGATGCTTTCGGAGTTGATGTAGAAATCATCATTCGAAAACATCATTTACCGCATGTCTTCCCTGCCAATGTGCTCGCTGAGGCTACGGCGTCTGCAGAACAGACTGTCGCAAGGCTGGAGACGGATGAGGTCAGGCGGCGCAGGGATTTTCGTGGGCTGAACATCGTAACGATTGATGGGGAGACTGCGCGGGACTTCGATGACGCGGTGCTGGTAACGCCGCTGGCGAATGGAAACTGGGAGCTACAGGTTCATATCGCAGATGTCAGTCATTATGTAAGACCAGGGACGGCGCTGGATCTTGAGGCTCGCCTACGGGGGACGTCTGTTTATTTTCCAGATCGTGCTATTCCAATGCTCCCATCTCAGCTTTCAAGCGGGATGTGCAGTCTTCGACCCGATGAGGATCGCCTGGTCCTGAGTTGCGTAATGGAGATCGATGGGCGTGGCGAGGTGTTGGGATACGAGATCTGTGAGGGAATAATTCGCAGCGTCAAACGTATGACCTATACACAGATTCAGGGTGTGATCGATGGCAACGTCGAGACGCGGGCGGAGTTTGCCGAACTGGTCTCGGAGTTCGAACGGATGTATGAGTTGGCGCTCAAGCTGAATGAGAAACGGCATCGCCGCGGATCGATCGACTTCGATCTTCCCGAACCCGTGATTCAATTTGATCCAGATGGAAACATGGAGGCGATCGTACGGTCACAGCGCGGGTGGTCGCACCGATTGATTGAAGAGTTTATGCTGTCGGCGAACGAATGCGTCGCGACCTGGATCGAGTCGCAAAGCGTGGCAAGTGTGTATCGCATTCACGAGGCCCCTGACCCGAAGCGAATTGTTGATTTTGAAGAGACGGCGAGCCAATTCGGCTATTCTCTGGGCTTCAGCAGCCTGCCTGTAAAACGGATTCAAACGAAGGGTGACCGGCGTGATGCGCGCGGGACTAGCAGGCAAGCGAAGACGCACGAGGTGGCGGAGTCAATTCCGGTAACGCCGCAGATGTATCAGAAGTTGACAGTGAAGATAGCAGGAAAGGCGGAGGAGCGAATCCTCTCCTACCTCATGCTACGTTCGTTGAAGCAGGCGCGTTACAGCGAAAAAAACGTGGGGCACTTTGCGCTGGCGAGTCCAAGCTACACTCATTTTACTTCGCCGATCCGGCGCTATCCGGATTTGATTGTGCATCGGTTGCTTAGGGAGCTCATTCGAAGTGGTGCAGATACCGAGGGGGCGGCGATTCTGTCCGACTCTCCTCAACCGTGGGGAGAGAAACGAGCCGGCAAAGGTCACGCGGAGAAGTCTGAACCGCTGGTTTTAGTAGGGCCGATACCGGAGGCTGAGCTCGGTGCGATTGCTGCGGAGTCGAGTCAGTCCGAGCGTCGGGCCGACGATGCGGAGCGTGAGCTGATCGAGTGGAAGAAGATCAAGTTCATGCAGGACCGCGTCGGTGAGGACTTCAACGCAATCATCCTTTCGTGCACGAAGTACGGCTTTTTTGTGGAACTGGACAGTCTTTTCATCGAAGGGCTAGTTCCTCTGACCTCACTGCAAGACGATCGCTACATGTTTCGAGACACTGATAGACAGATCGTCGGAACCCGCAATGGTCATGTATTCAAGATGGGGCAGCGGGTGCACGTGCTGCTGGATCGCATCGATCGTCAGCAGCGGCGGCTGCAGTTCGCTCTGCTGCCGGCAGAAGGGGAGTTCGCTCCGCGACCGCCTCGTAAATCGAAGACCACTGCCAGTGCGAGTGCAGAACGGACTCACTCGAGCCCTAACCGTTCGGGGAAGAAGGGTAGGACGAAGTCGAAGGCTCGGGAGCGAAATAAAAAATCAAAAGGTAAACGGCATTAG
- the tyrS gene encoding tyrosine--tRNA ligase, with translation MPTFAPLEDQLDLITKGAAEIVPLEALKERISKSIATGVPMRIKAGFDPTAPDLHLGHTVLLRKLKHFQTLGHTVIFLIGDSTALIGDPTGRNVTRKPLTPEQIAANAETYKEQVFKILDPEKTEVRYNSEWLDKLSYYDMVKLMAQFTVSQMLEREDFHKRFNEEQPIALHELIYPIAQGYDSVALECDVELGGTDQKFNLMRGRDLQKHFGQPQQIVLMTSIIEGLDGVQKMSKSLGNAIGVHEPAGEMYGKLMSISDELMWKYWTMLTDLRGSEIARMQTDVVAGALHPMQAKKNLAWTITRDFHSKEEADVAAEGWTKMFQQRGVSEDVPVVKIDLRDEGLLAMKSPNGGMLIATSDPELGTEIRLAKLLMEAGLATSAGEATRKLAENAVSVNGEKLQAGKVMKTVSREFLGESPTLRLGKKSVRVEWVS, from the coding sequence ATGCCTACGTTCGCGCCGCTTGAAGACCAGCTTGATTTGATCACCAAAGGTGCTGCGGAGATTGTTCCGCTGGAGGCGCTGAAAGAGCGCATCTCCAAATCGATTGCTACTGGAGTACCGATGCGCATCAAGGCGGGATTTGACCCGACTGCTCCAGACCTGCACCTGGGACACACTGTCCTTCTGAGGAAGTTGAAGCACTTTCAGACGCTAGGACACACGGTGATCTTCCTGATCGGCGATTCGACTGCATTGATTGGCGATCCGACCGGGCGTAACGTAACGCGCAAGCCGCTGACGCCTGAGCAGATCGCGGCCAATGCGGAGACCTATAAAGAGCAGGTATTCAAGATTCTCGACCCCGAGAAGACCGAAGTTCGGTACAACTCCGAGTGGCTGGACAAGCTCAGCTACTACGACATGGTGAAGCTGATGGCGCAGTTCACTGTGTCACAGATGCTGGAGCGCGAAGACTTTCATAAGCGCTTCAACGAGGAGCAGCCCATTGCGTTGCATGAGCTTATTTATCCGATTGCGCAGGGCTACGACTCTGTGGCGTTGGAGTGCGATGTGGAGTTGGGTGGGACCGATCAGAAGTTCAACCTGATGCGTGGGCGCGACCTGCAGAAGCACTTCGGGCAGCCGCAGCAGATTGTGCTGATGACCTCGATTATCGAGGGATTGGATGGCGTTCAGAAGATGTCGAAGTCGCTGGGGAATGCGATCGGTGTACATGAACCGGCGGGTGAGATGTATGGAAAGCTGATGTCGATCTCCGATGAGCTGATGTGGAAGTATTGGACGATGCTGACGGATCTGCGAGGCTCTGAGATCGCGCGGATGCAGACGGATGTTGTCGCGGGTGCGCTGCATCCGATGCAGGCGAAGAAAAATCTGGCGTGGACAATTACCCGAGACTTTCATTCGAAGGAAGAGGCGGATGTTGCGGCTGAGGGCTGGACGAAGATGTTTCAGCAGCGCGGGGTGAGCGAAGACGTGCCGGTCGTAAAGATAGATCTGAGAGATGAAGGTCTGTTGGCGATGAAATCGCCGAATGGTGGCATGCTCATTGCGACGTCCGATCCCGAGTTGGGAACGGAGATTCGGCTTGCGAAATTACTTATGGAGGCAGGGCTGGCGACATCGGCGGGAGAAGCTACGCGTAAATTGGCTGAGAATGCCGTGAGCGTGAATGGGGAAAAACTACAGGCTGGAAAAGTTATGAAAACAGTCAGCAGGGAATTTTTGGGTGAGTCGCCTACGCTGCGACTAGGGAAGAAGAGTGTGCGCGTGGAGTGGGTGAGCTAA
- the ychF gene encoding redox-regulated ATPase YchF — MPLNCGIVGLPNVGKSTIFNALTSAKAQAANYPFCTIDPNTGVVTVPDERLAKISELIKPKSLVPTSMEFIDIAGLVEGASKGEGLGNQFLGHIRATDAVAHVVRCFDDPEVIHVAGGVNPLHDIDIINTELLLADLDTVEKRNTKVERAAKASSDVKIKAEHAMLQKLLTALNAGRPARTADLTEEEKILSRELFLITAKPQLYVANVDESGLIEGNSYTAAVEKRAEEEGSQVVRICGALESEIAQLEPAERDEFLKDMGLSEPGLNRLIHSAYRLLDLITYFTAGVQEVRAWTIRRGTKAPGAAGVIHSDFEKGFIKADCYASDDLFKYGSEQAVKEKGLLRSEGKEYVVKDGDILFFKFNV, encoded by the coding sequence ATGCCATTGAACTGCGGAATCGTTGGTCTGCCCAACGTCGGAAAATCAACGATCTTCAACGCCCTTACGTCGGCCAAGGCGCAAGCCGCCAACTATCCCTTCTGCACGATCGACCCGAACACCGGCGTTGTTACCGTGCCCGATGAGCGACTGGCCAAAATCTCCGAACTCATCAAGCCCAAGTCTCTCGTTCCTACTTCTATGGAGTTTATCGATATTGCCGGACTTGTTGAAGGTGCCTCCAAAGGGGAGGGTCTCGGCAACCAGTTCCTTGGCCACATCCGTGCCACCGATGCCGTAGCGCACGTTGTCCGCTGCTTCGATGATCCCGAGGTCATCCACGTGGCTGGCGGGGTCAATCCACTCCATGACATCGACATCATCAACACCGAACTGCTTCTAGCCGACCTAGACACTGTCGAAAAGCGCAACACAAAAGTCGAGCGCGCCGCGAAAGCATCGAGCGATGTCAAGATCAAGGCTGAGCACGCCATGCTGCAGAAACTTCTGACGGCCCTCAATGCTGGGAGGCCCGCCCGTACCGCCGACCTTACTGAAGAAGAAAAGATCCTATCTCGCGAGCTCTTCCTCATCACCGCGAAGCCTCAGCTCTACGTCGCAAACGTCGATGAGTCAGGTCTCATCGAAGGCAACTCTTACACTGCTGCAGTTGAAAAGCGAGCCGAAGAAGAGGGCAGCCAGGTAGTGCGCATCTGCGGTGCCCTCGAATCCGAGATTGCGCAGTTAGAACCCGCTGAGCGCGACGAATTCCTCAAGGATATGGGACTCTCCGAACCCGGTCTCAACCGGCTTATTCACTCCGCCTATCGCCTACTCGACCTCATTACCTACTTCACGGCCGGCGTGCAGGAGGTTCGCGCCTGGACGATCCGCCGCGGCACTAAAGCACCTGGCGCAGCGGGCGTCATTCACTCCGACTTTGAAAAGGGATTTATCAAAGCCGACTGCTACGCCTCCGACGACCTCTTCAAATATGGCAGCGAACAGGCCGTCAAGGAAAAGGGTTTACTCCGTTCTGAAGGCAAAGAATATGTTGTCAAAGATGGCGACATCCTCTTTTTCAAGTTCAATGTTTAA
- a CDS encoding VWA domain-containing protein, with protein MKLRLREFVAFVSVWTSAAFAQTTLHTTTTLVVVPTLVQTPGKELVYSLKADDFVLADNGVPQKVTLEEETQRPVSLVVLMQTGGDARGQFLSYANLDTMLGSLIGGAPNEVSIVNFDSKAEAASPFTSNVAEWGEAIDHPDVGDNGAAIFDGISFGLDLLSKRPIGNRRAILLISQEHDDGSNAAMKDIVRELGETNTAIYSVTFSAEKTAARQAFKDPAHLNPPLHVGEGDYQAYFNLSEPLRLIFGAMRKNTSAELATLSGGEWNSFDNLGELTQDLGVLTNHLHNSYVLSFTPTSAAPGLHTISVRLARHPEMVVSARSNYWAAEAESNKQRNFDK; from the coding sequence ATGAAGCTGAGACTCCGAGAATTCGTTGCTTTCGTTAGTGTTTGGACTAGCGCGGCATTTGCGCAGACGACACTGCATACCACGACGACGCTGGTGGTTGTGCCGACACTGGTGCAGACTCCGGGTAAGGAGCTGGTGTATTCGCTAAAGGCGGATGATTTTGTGCTAGCGGATAACGGAGTTCCGCAAAAAGTGACGTTGGAGGAGGAGACGCAGAGGCCGGTGTCGCTGGTGGTGCTGATGCAGACCGGTGGGGATGCGCGGGGGCAGTTTCTGAGTTATGCGAATCTCGACACGATGCTGGGTTCGCTGATAGGCGGGGCGCCGAACGAGGTGTCGATTGTGAACTTCGACAGCAAGGCGGAGGCGGCGTCCCCGTTTACGTCGAATGTTGCGGAGTGGGGGGAGGCGATCGATCATCCGGATGTGGGAGATAATGGGGCGGCGATCTTCGATGGAATTTCGTTTGGGTTGGATCTGCTGTCGAAACGGCCTATCGGGAATCGGCGGGCAATTCTGCTGATCAGCCAGGAACATGACGATGGAAGCAACGCCGCGATGAAAGATATCGTGCGTGAGCTGGGAGAGACAAATACCGCCATCTATAGCGTGACTTTTTCGGCAGAGAAGACAGCGGCGCGGCAGGCTTTCAAGGATCCAGCGCACCTGAATCCGCCATTGCATGTTGGGGAAGGCGATTACCAGGCCTACTTCAATTTGAGTGAGCCGCTGCGGCTGATCTTTGGCGCGATGCGAAAGAATACTTCGGCGGAGTTAGCTACGTTGTCGGGGGGAGAATGGAATAGCTTCGACAATCTTGGGGAGCTGACGCAGGACCTTGGCGTGCTGACGAACCATCTGCATAACAGCTACGTGCTTAGCTTTACCCCCACATCTGCGGCGCCTGGGCTGCATACGATCAGCGTGCGGCTAGCGCGGCATCCGGAGATGGTGGTTTCGGCCAGAAGCAACTACTGGGCGGCGGAGGCTGAGAGCAACAAACAACGAAACTTTGACAAATAA
- a CDS encoding DinB family protein produces the protein MRQISSMSVVAALLVSGMAMGQTPAAPTGPSGPAGEVQRGYAAQKGNILKAADRMPESDYQFKPTPEIRTYARVVNHVTEAQLRTCGAVNRTAASDLAKVPAETADKATIVEALKASFAECDKAFAAVTDANLGDMFEVFNGKRSRIGIMWGTVSHDNEQYATLALYLRLKGLVPPSSEK, from the coding sequence ATGCGTCAGATAAGTTCGATGAGCGTGGTCGCGGCATTATTGGTTTCTGGCATGGCGATGGGTCAGACGCCGGCGGCTCCAACTGGGCCAAGTGGGCCTGCGGGTGAGGTACAACGTGGCTATGCGGCTCAGAAAGGTAACATCCTGAAGGCCGCCGATCGGATGCCGGAGAGCGACTACCAGTTCAAGCCGACGCCGGAGATACGAACCTATGCGCGCGTTGTCAATCACGTGACAGAGGCGCAACTGCGGACATGCGGGGCGGTGAATCGCACAGCGGCGAGCGATCTTGCGAAGGTTCCTGCGGAGACTGCAGATAAAGCAACCATCGTCGAAGCACTGAAGGCCTCGTTTGCCGAGTGCGACAAAGCCTTCGCCGCGGTAACGGATGCGAACCTGGGAGATATGTTTGAGGTTTTCAACGGGAAGCGATCGCGCATCGGAATCATGTGGGGGACGGTGTCGCATGACAACGAACAGTACGCGACGCTCGCGCTCTATCTGCGATTGAAGGGACTGGTGCCACCGAGTAGCGAGAAATAG
- a CDS encoding DinB family protein: MRRVVVGLVVFVVSLSSFALGQQEKPMTLKAVLLEQLRSTHNKAEWFVPANTAAAGLTPEQASWTDKSGNHSVGQLANHLVFWDRDMLAKFKGETPAKFDGNNDETFNNFDAKSWDATVKQLDQVMTDWESAVEAADDAKISLWASRIAHVGTHNAYHIGQMVYVRRQQGVWDPNKGVK, encoded by the coding sequence ATGAGGCGAGTTGTGGTTGGTCTGGTGGTGTTTGTGGTGTCTTTGTCCAGCTTTGCTCTGGGGCAGCAGGAGAAGCCGATGACGTTGAAGGCTGTTCTGCTGGAGCAGCTGCGGTCGACGCATAACAAGGCGGAGTGGTTTGTGCCGGCGAATACGGCGGCGGCGGGGTTGACGCCCGAGCAGGCCAGCTGGACGGACAAGAGTGGGAATCACTCGGTAGGGCAGCTGGCGAATCATCTTGTCTTCTGGGATCGCGATATGCTGGCGAAGTTCAAGGGTGAGACTCCGGCGAAGTTCGATGGCAACAATGACGAGACGTTCAACAACTTCGACGCGAAGAGCTGGGACGCGACGGTGAAGCAGCTGGACCAGGTGATGACGGATTGGGAGAGTGCGGTCGAAGCGGCGGATGATGCGAAGATTTCGCTGTGGGCTTCGAGGATCGCACACGTTGGCACACACAACGCGTATCACATCGGGCAGATGGTCTATGTGCGAAGGCAGCAGGGTGTCTGGGATCCGAATAAGGGTGTGAAGTAG
- a CDS encoding VOC family protein, producing the protein MPPTFGNGKICYLEIPATDVAVSSAFYAACFGWSLRQHGDGTTAFDDGVGQVSGMWVLHRPPSTQPGIVISIMVDSAAATVDLITAHGGQIVQPIDPNASEITAHFRDPGGNVLGIYQEPG; encoded by the coding sequence ATGCCTCCCACCTTCGGCAACGGCAAGATCTGCTACCTCGAAATCCCCGCCACGGACGTAGCCGTCTCCTCCGCCTTCTACGCCGCTTGCTTTGGCTGGTCCCTGCGCCAGCACGGCGACGGCACCACCGCCTTCGACGACGGCGTCGGCCAGGTCAGCGGCATGTGGGTCCTCCACCGTCCGCCCTCCACCCAGCCCGGCATCGTCATCTCCATCATGGTCGACAGCGCAGCCGCCACCGTCGATCTCATCACCGCCCACGGTGGCCAGATCGTCCAACCCATCGATCCCAACGCGTCCGAGATCACCGCCCACTTTCGTGACCCCGGGGGCAACGTTCTCGGCATCTACCAGGAGCCCGGCTGA
- a CDS encoding DUF5343 domain-containing protein, translating to MADKHPYISGNGAIVQLFDQLKKSFPQVLNAEVLKKLSIAPSNESYAMNIVRFLGLIDESGKATPNSLKVFTLHDEKTFQTAFSEIIEKSYHELFSLHGSDAWMLPLEQLIPFFRQTDQSSSLVGSRQASTFKALAAYAGHGALQSAATNRPPKVMAKKVPRVAKKPDEVKTFAEKDPIFHQGKRDDRVGLTVRIEVNLPAAGDQETYDRIFKSIKENLING from the coding sequence ATGGCGGACAAACATCCATATATTAGCGGTAACGGCGCTATAGTGCAGCTTTTCGATCAACTGAAGAAGTCGTTTCCGCAGGTGCTGAATGCCGAGGTCCTGAAAAAGCTCAGTATCGCTCCTAGCAACGAGAGTTATGCAATGAACATCGTACGTTTTCTCGGTCTTATCGACGAATCTGGCAAGGCAACACCCAACTCACTCAAAGTTTTCACGCTCCACGACGAAAAAACATTCCAAACTGCATTCAGTGAAATCATCGAGAAGTCCTATCACGAACTTTTCTCTTTACATGGCTCGGATGCTTGGATGCTGCCTTTAGAACAGCTTATCCCTTTCTTCCGCCAGACTGATCAATCCTCCTCACTCGTCGGTAGTCGACAAGCTTCAACTTTTAAAGCTCTTGCCGCGTACGCAGGCCATGGTGCTCTACAGTCAGCCGCGACAAATCGGCCTCCCAAGGTGATGGCAAAAAAGGTGCCGCGCGTGGCAAAGAAACCCGATGAAGTAAAGACCTTTGCGGAGAAAGATCCCATATTTCATCAAGGGAAACGGGATGATCGCGTAGGGTTGACTGTTCGCATCGAGGTGAACCTGCCCGCTGCAGGCGATCAGGAAACTTACGATCGAATCTTCAAAAGCATCAAGGAAAACCTGATCAATGGTTGA
- a CDS encoding TIGR02391 family protein → MVEPFAVFEKFVRLTNGLVYAEAECAVPDHPFESRNIHPCLPRIVRDLFDDGHCAQATFEAFKYVDKQVARLGLSNESGEKLMMSAFSEVTPLISLTPRSNISEKDEQRGYKFLFAGAIVAIRNPRGHEYAVHDTPDECLDHLALASTLLRRLEGTGAKLGS, encoded by the coding sequence ATGGTTGAGCCGTTCGCTGTTTTCGAAAAATTTGTGCGTCTGACAAATGGTTTAGTCTATGCGGAAGCAGAATGCGCCGTTCCAGATCATCCGTTTGAAAGTCGAAACATACACCCCTGCCTGCCAAGAATTGTACGGGATCTTTTCGACGACGGTCATTGTGCGCAGGCGACATTCGAAGCGTTCAAATACGTCGATAAGCAGGTTGCCAGGCTTGGTTTAAGTAACGAGTCCGGTGAAAAATTGATGATGTCTGCGTTCAGTGAAGTCACCCCGCTTATTTCCCTGACACCTCGTTCAAACATTAGCGAAAAAGACGAGCAACGTGGATACAAATTCCTCTTTGCTGGAGCTATCGTCGCAATCAGAAATCCGAGAGGTCACGAATACGCTGTTCACGATACACCTGACGAGTGCCTCGACCACTTAGCCCTCGCATCAACTCTGCTTAGACGCTTGGAGGGAACAGGTGCAAAACTTGGATCTTAA